A DNA window from Camelina sativa cultivar DH55 chromosome 17, Cs, whole genome shotgun sequence contains the following coding sequences:
- the LOC104759310 gene encoding LOW QUALITY PROTEIN: putative F-box protein At1g20657 (The sequence of the model RefSeq protein was modified relative to this genomic sequence to represent the inferred CDS: substituted 1 base at 1 genomic stop codon), with protein MADLDRIKHKTKRLSRRRKRKGEERERRERERERVPFDLVIEILTRLPAKSVARFRCLSKVCASTLSNPVFIDSFSTISSSRPKLLFTCPKDGKTFFFSSPKPRDSSPLAVDFQTSFPINRPFDICRPVCGFVYGFNIHKTKGRTVSVPLICNPSKGKSWTLPRVKTNRTIITSYFGYDPICXDKEFKLLCMTRSKFGFFEEHQVLTLATGKKLSWRKIECDMAHSPCPCPVEGEAGHNYPLYDGICINGVLYYLGMVFDGFPDIICFDIKSEKFSYAKKAHGMELNSGSKLQPTLVNYKGKIAKFQPNFNPDYTLITGIQLWVLEDAEKHQWSSYIYVMPPPWKDIIEETKLRFVGASDTGEIVLSPYNISESDSSYLLYYDPERNTMTRVGIQGMEALKSHKAYAFLDHVKNIS; from the exons TCCCGTTTGATCTCGTTATCGAGATACTCACGAGATTGCCGGCGAAGTCTGTAGCGAGATTTCGTTGCTTGTCCAAGGTATGTGCTTCCACACTTAGCAATCCAGTTTTCATTGATTCGTTCTCCACCATATCTTCGTCTCGCCCGAAGCTATTGTTCACGTGCCCTAAAGACGGCAAAacgttcttcttctcatcaccaAAGCCTCGTGATTCGTCTCCTTTAGCGGTCGATTTTCAAACGAGTTTTCCAATTAATCGTCCCTTTGACATTTGTCGTCCTGTTTGTGGCTTCGTATATGGTTTCAACATTCATAAGACTAAGGGAAGGACAGTTTCTGTGCCACtgatatgtaaccctagcaAAGGAAAATCCTGGACCTTACCAAGAGTCAAGACTAACAGAACTATAATCACAAGCTATTTTGGGTATGATCCGATCTGTTAGGAT AAAGAGTTCAAATTATTGTGTATGACCCGATCAAAATTTGGATTCTTTGAGGAGCATCAAGTTCTGACCTTAGCAACCGGAAAAAAACTGTCATGGAGGAAGATCGAATGTGACATGGCACATTCTCCTTGTCCTTGTCCTGTGGAGGGTGAAGCTGGTCATAATTATCCTCTATATGATGGGATTTGCAtcaatggtgttttgtattacTTAGGCATGGTCTTTGACGGGTTTCCTGATATAATTTGCTTTGATATTAAATCTGAAAAGTTTAGTTATGCAAAGAAAGCTCATGGCATGGAACTTAACTCGGGATCGAAGCTTCAACCAACTTTGGTAAACTACAAGGGTAAAATAGCTAAATTCCAGCCGAACTTTAACCCTGACTATACACTTATAACAGGGATTCAACTATGGGTTTTAGAAGATGCCGAGAAACACCAATGGTCGAGCTATATCTACGTAATGCCCCCTCCTTGGAAGGATATAATTGAAGAGACCAAGTTACGGTTTGTTGGAGCAAGTGACACAGGTGAAATTGTGTTGTCGCCATACAATATATCCGAATCCGACTCTTCGTACCTTCTCTACTATGACCCCGAGAGGAACACTATGACTAGAGTTGGGATCCAAGGAATGGAAGCTTTGAAGTCTCATAAAGCTTACGCCTTTCTAGATCATGTAAAGAACATATCGTAA